The stretch of DNA CTTTCAGCTGGGCCAGGCTGCAGTCAGCTTCTGCAAGTCAAAgacagttgtactttttatccCAGCCTTTACAGTGATGCAATTAAACATGCAGTGAGTGAGTTTGGCTTTTCAGAACACAATACTAGTGTTTCCACAGACATACAGTACAAAGGTACATCATATAATACTATTTGAGGAACATGAAAATGAtcgtttttccttttttgaagtACAGAAAGTATATATCCTTACCCAGTCATACTTAAAGTTGAAGTTCCTCTTGTTTGTATGTACATTGATACTTGACTAGTTGTACATTTCTTGCATTTTGAAACTGATATCATTCTTTCTTATTCTAGAAAGGCCTGACATGTAGCAAACATTTCTACGCAGCACTATAACTGAGGTCCTGCCTGACTTTTCAGAGAACAATAAAGACATTCTAGAAGAGCATTTACAATCCCTCGGGGTTGAGACATCTGATGACTTTAAGTTCATCGAGGAAGCCGATTTGCTGACAGTGTCGCGGCCCATTCAAGCCCGAAAATTACTTGCTGCTTGGAAGCTAAGATGTAAGTCAAGTTTTGCAGTACAGGATGCAACCAGTGCCCAAAGTAACCTGCACAAAAGATTAATCAGGAATGTAGTAGCATTCACATTTGGGCCCTGATAACAACAAGATGTCCTCATTATTGCACTGTCTAGAAAAAGCAATTCAACTTTTCTCTCTATAGCCCAGGTACAATTGTGCAGGTACAATATAGTAAATAGTTTGATGATAAATATATGGCTAAATAGGATTTGGTAGAAGAAGGTTAAAAAGGTTagaataaatatttttcattgtttggtaAAATCTCAAGTTCATGggttaaaaatgttaaaaaaaaaaaaagaaaaaaaaaacctaaaattgCATATGTGTTTAATTTCATTGCATTTGATAAAAAAGGTGTATATTTCTTAGAGAAGTGTTATCGttaacgtgtttttttttttgtgtgtgtgttttttttgtaattggctggtgtgtgtgtttgcaggccTGACTCCTGAAACGGATAGCTCATTTGCTGTTGCTTCAGAAGGACCTCCCATATCCTTGGAGTCTTCACCCAGAAGTTCATCCTCAACCTCCTCCAAGAACTGCCAAAGCCCTAATGTAGACTGGGTGGATACTTTTTTGATACCGTGGGACAAGTTCCCAGAGGAACTTTTACAGTCGCTTGAGAGAGGGAAACAACCAAATCCACGAATGAGGCGGGAGATGGTCCGAATCGTGGTCTCTGAGACGATACAAAATAGGTCTCGCATTAACAAAAGGAGCTCCACAGAAGTTGCAAAAAAGATGGTGGCAAAATATCCTAAGTCTTTGCAAGACGTAATAGAGATGTGATTGGGGCAGGGTATCATTCTCTTGTCAAACAGCTTCAAAATAGGATAGAGAATGTGAGGCGATCTACAAccccaaaaataagaaaaagaaagcatcACTCTGACACAGATGACACAGATGAAGTCTCTcaagagcagagagcagcagtccAGGACACCTATGGGTGCATTAACTGGAATCTGAAATTCCTGCCCCTTGGAGAGACCCCAGAGAGCCAGCAAGAACATGAAGAAAGACTGAAGATGATGTCTCAGCAACCTGATGTTCATCCAGACGAGGTCAAACGTCTCATGAAGTTGACCTTTTACACGCAGCGCAAAAAAGTCAACCAGGGGCAAAATATCAAGAACCTCCTTGATGAGTGGCcgtttttgtttaatgagcTTGGTATGGCAGTCCACTTTCAGGAGCTAACCGGACTTGGGCTGAAAGAGGTTTTCTCACGTAATCTGGAGCTGAAGGGGAATAGGCTCCTCAACTACATGAACACAGTTTGTATGCACGAGAGCAGAAAGCTCCTACAGGCTGTAACAAAGTATCAAGTGATGAGGGGAGAGCTGAGTGGTTTTTCTGAAGACCTCAAAGACATGGTGTTGCTTCTGCTGTCCTACTTTGATGAAAAGGAAGACGCCATGTT from Sparus aurata chromosome 9, fSpaAur1.1, whole genome shotgun sequence encodes:
- the LOC115588357 gene encoding uncharacterized protein LOC115588357, with the protein product MMSQQPDVHPDEVKRLMKLTFYTQRKKVNQGQNIKNLLDEWPFLFNELGMAVHFQELTGLGLKEVFSRNLELKGNRLLNYMNTVCMHESRKLLQAVTKYQVMRGELSGFSEDLKDMVLLLLSYFDEKEDAMFVYVEDTCLAGEVQMDQLPSTPTIVVCGQSCYSANRFMLSVDRNIVQDNIPSFVSALCLMFGSYYCFTIHYPSCLASTLEFLQRCFFSINPEKGTKVEKTKTSRLHVNPPSPYIDSRSFRSRVA